The genomic stretch CAATCCCTACCTCTTATCTAGCGCTTTTCACCCTCGATCTCACAGgactttacaggtggggaaactgaggcatggggtgaCATGActctcaaggtcacccagcaggctagtaacagagccaggaatagaaccctgatTGCCCAACTCCCAATTTGGTGCTTCACCCACTAGGCCACAGACTTCAAGAGCCACACAGCTCCATCCGTATGGATCTGATTGCGGGTTGGGGGCCTTTGTAACTACACATTTTGATGAAGGCAGCCTGGACTCGACAGCCGTTTCCCTGCATTTACCATCCCCTCACCAGCTGAAGAGACACCCCGCAGCCTAAAACACTAAGTTTCAGAGCTTTGTCCCTCCTGGAGCACTATTGTAAACTGAGGATGTTTTACAATCCCTCTGCTGTCCTGCAAAAGTTCTCCCTTCTGCTGCGCAAGAGACCCATGTGAGGAAAACAacggccccgatcctgcaattggatccatgGGGATGGATCCAGGTCGAGCCCCACGAGCTCCCTGGGTGGATCTCACTGTAGGATCTCAGggccaaattgggacaaaaagtaaaaaaaaaaaaaatcttaaaaagtgTTTGCAaactctgaaaaacattttggtttaggtCAAAGTGTTTCGTTTCCATTTTGACCAATTTTAACTTTTTCTCCCATTAGAATTTGCGTGTATTTCAAATTGGAAAtcgaaaaaaaacccagaattttttgttttgaaaatgccaaaacatttagaAATCGCTGCTACGCCCCCCACCAAATCTTCAAGGTGGAAAGGTTCCTggggaaaattttggttttgacaaaattggcatttcaaaaaaaaaGCATCGTGGAAAAAGTTCCTGTCCCAGCGGTAGTGCTCACACCTTCATTGGAGAGTGTGCAAGTTGTTGACATCCTTGCTCAGTTTTTGATAGATTTTGGTGTTAAACCAGTGTCAGCAAAAGCCAGACTGCTTGAAAGAGATGGcctaaaataaaatccttctgcTTGCCATTGCTCAGTCTCTTGCAATATCATAATCAGTCAGTCATTCTCTATCTGACCTTCATCACCAGAGCAAAAACTTGTAAAGAAAGAATCATTTTAATACAATGCATTCAGACTTTCTTCATCCATCACTAAGCAGCCCAAAAGGATACAATCCCAACTTCCCCCTGACTTTGCAGATCACCTATAACTGCAGCGGCACATCCTTGCTGGTTTGCAGTTATCTGAAGGAATTACACCCGGATCCCTTGGGGTTGCTTAAAAACCCAAAGATGCTCAGGTTCTCAGATGTGTGGCTGCACTGAAAAAAGCATGGGGGTAAAATTCTAAGCAGAGTTCAGGAGGCTATTTCAGAggagaaacaaaaatatatacacatatggaTTATGCATGTGCTCTGCAGGTCTATGACCAAGTCCACGGGATGGGAGCACAGACCTGGATCTATCCTCTATAAAGTGAGCTGTGGTCAATCAGGGATATAATTAGCACCTTACTAGGACAACAACAGCCATTCTACAGAATCTTCCATCCAAGATAGCATAAGTCAAACCCGCCCAGTGTAGTGTCTCTCCCCTGCTAATGGTGGAtgggccacacacacacagttgagTCTGCTACACCGCTGGCTAATAGGGCAGGGTCTTCTAGCTCAGGCTAGGAGGTTCCATTCCCGCTGCTGCCACTGCACCCAGGGGTGTGGTATTACAATAGCAAAGCGCCTCACAGCTCCCCGACAGGGTCAGTACAGTGAATATTATTATCCTTATATTAGAGGGGAGCTTCATAGATTCTAAAGGACacaaggaaccactgtgatcatctagtctgacctcctgtacaacacaggccagagaactgtccCAAagtcattcctagagcagatcccttggaaaaacatccaacctcgatttaaaaaaaaaaaaaaaaaaaaaatggccagcGATGGAGAACCCGCCTTGACCCTCGGGAAATTGTTCCGATGGTTCATTCCTCCTGCCTCATTGCCAGTCGGAATTTGtgtggcttcaacttccagccattggaccgtGTTCGACCTCTCTCTGCTAGAGGGAAGAGCCCATTGTtcaatatttattccccatggaGATGCCGAGGAAgcgtaatcaagtcaccccttacccTCCTCTTTGCTAAGCTGACTAGACTGAGCTCTGGAGTCTGTCACAatgaggcaggttttctaatcctttaatcattcttgtggcttttctctgaaccctttcgAGTACATCCAGTTCCTTCTTGAACTGTGCACATCAGAACCAGAGTCCATATTCCAGCAGccgtcgcaccagtgccaaatgcagaagtaaaataacctctccccTCGCACTCAAGAAAACTGGGTCCATGGAGGTTAAGTAGCAACTTACCAAAATTGCAGCGACAGCGTTAGAACCTCAGCTTCTGAACTCCCCGGGCCCGTTCTCTAATCTAACTACTAGACCTCACTGCTAGCGTAAACCAAAATCATGTCCAGTGCCCTCCACTCCCTAGTCCACATGTCCAAAGTTTCTACTGAACAGCAAGCTCAGGGTACCTGATCCTGTCTGAGTTTTCCCCGTTCCAACTTCACTCTAGTGAATTCACCCTGCAGAATCTCCTTGGCGGAAGGAACGCCAATAGCCTGCCACTAATGGAGAAACGCTCTTTCCCCTTCCAAGGCTGAAGTTCAAGTCATCACTTTGATGCAAACTTCATCCCCCAGTGGCACAGGCTCTGCTCTCGGTTATACCCGTGTAAATCCAAGGGGCCAGATTCTTAACCAATGTAGCTTCGCTGACGTCAATGGAGTTAGGCTATGCTGATTtgccccagctgagaatctgacccactgATGCCAATGGAGACATTCCACATCTAACAAAGCAAACCATGTCCTGGAGTCTAATACAAGTCAGCTTCACTTTGTGTCCCCACCATGTATCCCCCCCCCAGTGAGCCACACGTTCCAATTAGTGTTACGGTCATGCATGTAGGTCAGGTGCagttctccttccccctcccctcccccccatgctgttcacctcaaaagcctggcttagctGGGGACATTCTGGCTTGGGGCAGCATGCAATGGGGCTGCTAGGATAGCATCCACTCCATTAGCAGAGAAGAACCCAACCCCGTATGCAAATATCTACAGAGCTCACAGCAAACCAAGGACAGGTAGTAAATGCAAAATCTAGACTATCTTTGCTTTGATGATCTCTGCTTGCAAGACGCTACGAGTCCAAGACCTGTTTATCACCTGTGCTGCTACTACCTGACTAAAGTCAATGAGGAGTCAGCCCAGAATCTTCCTTTCCATTTCCTGTTGCTAACGTGTCTGTTCCTCCTTTGCGTTGAGTAGGGAGCACGTACTGGAAAAGGGATTGATCATCAAAAGGCAGGAAAGAATtttgcaggattaaaaaaaaaaaaaaaaaaaaaaaaagacagggagGGTCAGTTATAACCGAATTGAGTTGACCGAATAGCATTCACTCCCTCTTTCCTCGCAAGATGGAGAttagtgggcctgatcctgatctcatttacattggcTTTCCATAGCACAACTCCCTTCTCTCATATACACCTGTGCGACTGTGAGCAGAATCAGGCTGGTTGCTTCTAGGCACATTGTCCTATTTGGGAAGTTCACGGCCTCGTGGATCTAAGCGCAAGAGCCTCTcaccccagtgtaaatctggagttactTGGAACTGGCACAAGTGTAACCAAAGTggagaccagatcctcagctggtgcaaacggTTGTAgatccattgaagttgatggtgCTAGGTTGGCTTATCCCAGCCAGAGACCTGGCCTGTGGACTTAGGCGCTCATTCAGACATAACAGTCAAACTCGAGGTAGCTCAGATTACTCCTTACAGCTCTACGTTGTCATCGGGTAACACCTCCTCAACCTTTTACTTGGGCCCATCAGCGTAAGAGACTGATTCCTGCGCAAGTGTCCTTTCAACACCCCAGTGGCATCTCACTCCGGACACCAACAAGCTCTGAAAACTCACAGATCTCACTGGAAACTCAGTTGCAAGAGGAAACACAGATGCAATGGCAGGGGATGGCAGCATAGGATGATGGGGAAGTAAGAGACAAGCTAAGCAGAATACCGGTGCCATCTGTGCAGCAGCATTGCCTAGAAATCCTACTGCAATTATTTATTAGCTCTGGGGATGTTTGAAGGAGACTggcacccaattcccattgaaattcacAGTCCCTTAGATGACTTTGAAATCTCCAGTCTAGATTTCTAAAATCCACCTCTCTACAGGGGAAGTTTATATCCTTCTCTTGGGCACAGAGGCTTCAAACGACCACCTAGAAATCATGCAACACCATTAAAAGCTacttattcttaaaaaaaaataaaataaaataaaaaaatctcccACTTTTAGACCAGCTGCGTTTTGTGCCTTTTCCGGATCCGCTGCAAAGACTAAGTCAATTCCACTCATTGTTaaggctggctgaaaattttccaccagTGCACCATAGCCAATTGGCCATAGTGCTTCCCATAATGCACAGCTTTCCCTCACCAAGAGacgagaccatggtgcatcatgggagatgtagtccaactaGGGAGCCTATAGAAGGGTGCACGGAGGTgaccaaactacaactcccacaaggcaccagatattttaatttgttttgctaaaaagttaaaaaaaattccatgcaaaatgagttttgtttctatttttcctAAGCAGCTTTACCGGCGGTCTCTGAAAGCCTGACCTGAGAGCTCAGCCATGGTAGTCTTCACTCACAAGTGCAGACCCCCGATGGGCAGCTATTCACACGAGTGAGGGCTGCAGGAGTGGACCAGTCGTGTTCACCTTTAAAAGGCTCAAGCAGCCTATCTGCCCACTTCTCAACTGCCCTGCCACGTGCACCAGTGCAACACGAAAGTAACCcacacactcactttgcactggtgcagaaAGACCATGCATGACGCAGGGCAGGGAGAATTGGGCCCTGTGCACGGATAAATTCTGGGTCTTTCCCAACATGGCTCAGCCAGCCAAGCATTCTCCCTCCCGCGTTGCACTGAAAGGTCACAGCAGGTTGGTAGCCAGTTGCCCCGTTCACCACCAGCTTTGCCGCAGGGTGACTGCACAGATTGCATTGGAGTTCTGCCAGGAGTCATGTGGCCGTGAATCGGGCCCTCATTGTCCCAGCAGAAATTGAACAGGAAAGGTCGTGAAGAAGTTAGCCATGCTGCGGAAAGGGGCAGCTACATCCCCGTGGTTTCAGTGGCCGTGATACCGATCTCTCTGACTCCAGCGCGTGCTAGGAGCTGCATCTCTGCAGTCTGCAGGATTACACCAGCGTGAATGTCAGACCAGGTCAGACTCTGCCAGCCTGGTTCTCGGGGACACCCAGGCCCTTTTGCAGTGCTCTGCAGCACAGGTGGGCCCCAACAATGGGGAAACACCCCCCTCTTCCTTGGCTAGAGTGGAGCTGGCGTCAGGGCTCTTCAATGGCCTCGCCCCGATGCTGGAGACCAGGAGCATGTTCAGAGTATCCTGCGTAACAGCTATTCCCCGCTTCCCAGGGTCTGCTGGTTGCCATGGGGAGCAGAGCATAATGTAGAGCAGCCTCcggactgctctaacttacactgtGGGGGGGCCAGGCGAGCCTCAGAACACAGGGAGAgcaaaagtggcttaaagccaccccATTCGTCAGTGCCCCAAGTGCAGGAATGGAGTAGGCCCCATCAACTCAAGCTAACCCCTGCCCTCAAAAATCAATGGAGAGTAAAGAAGAGCAGAATACATCCCAATGGCAATTCTACGTCTCCATTCTCCAAAAGGTGATGTGAAACGAGAGAGCCGACTGAGCCATGAGCCAACCCTCCCCACCCTGGAGACAAAGACCTTCATGTAGCCGAGTGTTTACGAGAAGAGGACATACAACATACAGTCGCTCGTTCTACCAGCACAACAATCCCCAGCCAAAAGAGGTAGGTTGGGCCGGGCATGGACATCAGTGAAACCCAGGTGCCATGTAGAACAGAGTTTGTGCTGGCCCGGCCCAGTGCAGCTCCCCGCCCAAAGGTCCCATGCTACGTTGAACAGGCAAGGCGGTCTGGATTTAGGCTTTGTTAAAGGCCGCCAGGACAGCCCAGATCATCTCAGTGGCACTGGCTTTGGTGGCCTCCATGTCGGGATCCAAGTCCAAGAGGTCCTTTGACCTGTTCATGGCCGTGTCATACTTGTCATCCGCCAGCGGGGTGAAAACATTCTCCAGTACGTCCGAGGAGTGGGCCAGCACCAGCAAGGCCAAGGTCCTCCTGTCCATGCGGTGCGGGTCGTTTACCCACCGGTCCAGGACACTCTCCTGCAGCTTCTTGAGCAAGCGCTGCTTCTCGGTGGTGTTGGTGACTGGGTGGGTGGTCATGTCGAAGAGCAGGAAGTTCTGCTTCTCCGTGGTCAGGATCCCCTTCTCCACCAAGTTCTTGGCGATTCGCTCCCGCACATTGCGCAGCTGGTACTGCAGCTTGAAGGGGTTCCAGGTCTCGCCTGTGGGACGGGGAGACGAGGTTTGCTTTTTAGTGGCAAAAATCAAAGCAATAGGTGGGCACCCCCCGCGCCACGACATCCCAGGGAGAACTTGGATACTGCACCTCAGCCACCCCTGCAATGCTGTTCCAGTACTG from Dermochelys coriacea isolate rDerCor1 chromosome 24, rDerCor1.pri.v4, whole genome shotgun sequence encodes the following:
- the GOLPH3L gene encoding Golgi phosphoprotein 3-like, with product MTTLIHRGRRADVGKNADKRLEGEDDDSKDRNLDEEESGDSKDIRLTLMEEVLLLGLKDKEGYTSFWNDCISSGLRGGILIELALRGRIQLEPLTMRKKRLLDRKVLLKSDTPTGDVLLDETLKHIKATEPAETVPSWIELLTGETWNPFKLQYQLRNVRERIAKNLVEKGILTTEKQNFLLFDMTTHPVTNTTEKQRLLKKLQESVLDRWVNDPHRMDRRTLALLVLAHSSDVLENVFTPLADDKYDTAMNRSKDLLDLDPDMEATKASATEMIWAVLAAFNKA